One Vicugna pacos chromosome X, VicPac4, whole genome shotgun sequence DNA window includes the following coding sequences:
- the PSMD10 gene encoding 26S proteasome non-ATPase regulatory subunit 10 isoform X2, with amino-acid sequence MEGCVSNLMVCNLAYSGKLEELKERILADKSLATRTDQDSRTALHWACSAGHTEIVEFLLQLGVPVNDKDDAGWSPLHIAASAGRDEIVKALLGKGAQVNAVNQNGCTPLHYAASKNRHEIAVMLLEGGANPDAKDHYEATAMHRAAAKDT; translated from the exons ATGGAGGGGTGTGTGTCTAATTTAATGGTCTGCAACCTGGCCTACAGCGGGAAGCTGGAGGAGTTGAAGGAGAGGATCCTGGCCGATAAATCCCTGGCTACTAGGACTGACCAG GACAGCAGAACTGCATTGCATTGGGCATGCTCAGCCGGACATACAGAAATTGTTGAATTCTTGCTGCAACTTGGCGTGCCAGTGAATGATAAAGATGAT GCAGGTTGGTCTCCTCTTCATATTGCTGCTTCTGCTGGCCGGGATGAGATTGTAAAAGCCCTTCTGGGAAAAGGTGCTCAAGTGAATGCTGTCAATCAGAATGGCTGTACTCCCCTACATTATGCAGCTTCCAAAAACAGGCATGAG ATTGCTGTCATGTTACTAGAAGGCGGGGCTAATCCAGATGCTAAGGACCATTATGAGGCTACAGCAATGCACCGGGCAGCAGCCAAGG ACACTTAG
- the PSMD10 gene encoding 26S proteasome non-ATPase regulatory subunit 10 isoform X1, giving the protein MEGCVSNLMVCNLAYSGKLEELKERILADKSLATRTDQDSRTALHWACSAGHTEIVEFLLQLGVPVNDKDDAGWSPLHIAASAGRDEIVKALLGKGAQVNAVNQNGCTPLHYAASKNRHEIAVMLLEGGANPDAKDHYEATAMHRAAAKGNLKMIHILLYYKASTNIQDTEGNTPLHLACDEERVEEAKLLVSQGASIYIENKEEKTPLQVAKGGLGLILKRMVES; this is encoded by the exons ATGGAGGGGTGTGTGTCTAATTTAATGGTCTGCAACCTGGCCTACAGCGGGAAGCTGGAGGAGTTGAAGGAGAGGATCCTGGCCGATAAATCCCTGGCTACTAGGACTGACCAG GACAGCAGAACTGCATTGCATTGGGCATGCTCAGCCGGACATACAGAAATTGTTGAATTCTTGCTGCAACTTGGCGTGCCAGTGAATGATAAAGATGAT GCAGGTTGGTCTCCTCTTCATATTGCTGCTTCTGCTGGCCGGGATGAGATTGTAAAAGCCCTTCTGGGAAAAGGTGCTCAAGTGAATGCTGTCAATCAGAATGGCTGTACTCCCCTACATTATGCAGCTTCCAAAAACAGGCATGAG ATTGCTGTCATGTTACTAGAAGGCGGGGCTAATCCAGATGCTAAGGACCATTATGAGGCTACAGCAATGCACCGGGCAGCAGCCAAGGGTAACTTGAAGATGATTCATATTCTTCTGTACTACAAAGCATCCACAAACATCCAAGACACTGAGGGTAACACTCCTCT ACACTTAGCCTGTGATGAGGAGAGAGTGGAAGAAGCAAAACTGCTGGTGTCCCAAGGAGCAAGTATTTACattgagaataaagaagaaaagacaccTCTGCAAGTGGCCAAAGGTGGTCTGGGTTTAATACTCAAGAGAATGGTGGAAAGTTAA